GGCCGGCGGCAGGTACGTCTGCAGACCCGCGATGAAGTGGCGCAGCGGTGGCGGCGCCTTGCCGTCGGCCAGTGCAAAAAGGTTCGTGCCGTTCCCGGCGACCAGGCTCATGTGCAGGTGCAGGCCGCTTCCCGGGAGGCCCTTGACGGGCTTGGCCAAGAAACTGGCCAGGTAACCGTGCTGGAGTGCGCAGGCCTTCACCAGCCGCTTGAGGAGAAAGAGCCGGTCGGCCTGAAGCAGCGCTTCGTCATGGGCGATGTTCAGTTCGATCTGTCCCGGCCCCAACTCGTGCGACATGGCCTGCACGGGCATGTCGAGATCCGCGCTCATGGTGCGCACGGTGTCCAGGAAGGGAGCGTACTTGTCCAGGGCATCGCTGCTGTACGCCTCGCCGCCGAACTCCGCCCTTTCGTTCACGCCCGGGGCGGGTACAAGTGTCTTGTCCTGGCGTTTGGGCGGCTGCAACAGGTAGAACTCGATCTCCGGCGCGACGACGGGTGACCAGCCCTTCTCCGCGTACATGCCGAGAATCCGTTTCAATACGTTGCGCGGATCGAAAGGGACAGGTTCTCCGGTCTTGCCGATGGTGTCGCAAATGACCTGGCGGCATGCTCCGGACTTCCACGGCACGTTCCGGCAGGTGGCCCAGTCGGGGACGAGCAGCATGTCGCCGTCTTCAGGATAGTGGGCTGCCATCGATTCCTCGGCATAGTCGCCCGTCATGCACTGGAAGAAGACGGCGGCCGCCATGTGCGCCGAGTCGCCGGGAGCAAACGCGGCGCCGTCCACCGTCTTGCCCCGCGGCACGCCGTTCGTGTCGCAAACCAGCAACTCCAGATCCTGCACGGGAACCTCCGTTTCCCAGACCGCCTCGCCGCGAATCAACGCCGCTTCAGGTCTCCCTGACAACCAGGTTGGTCGGCAGCATAACGGATTTCGGAGCCAGACCTTCGAGAATCTGCATGAGTTTTTCCACCAGGAGAGTTCCGGCCTGCAGCGTATCCTGGCGAACGGTGGTGATCGCCGGCGAGAAACAGGCGGCCGACGGTATGTCGTTGTAGCCGACGATCGGGACGTCCTTGCCCGCGGCAAGCCCGACCTCCCTCAGGGCGGCGGCAAAGGCGATTGCCGCGATGTCGCTAACCGCAAACACGCCGTCCGGGCGGTTTTCCGGGTCTGACAGGAACCGTCGCGCCGCCGGCAGGCAGGTCTCGTAGGCGAAGTCCTTGACGATCAGCTCCGATACGGTTGCCTGGCCGTTCGCGTCCTTCAGTCCCGCTTCGAGTCCCTCCCTNNNNNNNNNNGCTTTCCAGATGGCGGTGATTGCCCATGTACAGGACATTCGTACAGCCCAGGTCGGCGAGCCGGCTGCCGGCCAGGTATCCGCCATGGCGGTCGTCGCTGCCTACCGTGCAATAGGGCGCGTCGTCCACCACGCCGCCCCAGACGACGACCGGCGCCCTGCGCCCCGCCAGTTCGTTGAGCACGTCTTCCCGGTCCCCCTGCCCGAGAAAGATGATTCCATCGGCGCTCTTCGCCGCGAGGAGCTGCTGATAGGCGAATGCATCCGACGCATTGGGCGAACAGAGGATCACGTCCTTTTCGCGTACGGCCAGCGAATTGACGATGTCCGAGAGCAACTCGAACACGAACGGATCGGCCACACGCTGGCCGGGATACGATGGGAAATCCAATGCGATAGCTATCGTGTTGGTACGCTTGTCTCTCAGTTTTCGCGCGTTTTTGTTGACGACGTAGCCGCTATTGCGCGCCGCCTCGAGCACGATTGATTTCGTGGCTTCGTTAACAAGCGGACTGTTGCGCAACGCCCGGGATACCGTCGCCTTTGAGACGTTTGCAAGCTCGGCAATATGATCCATCGTTACTGCACTGGAAATATCGCGACCCCCGGACTTCGATTTAGGCGGTTTCCTGCCTGTCCTGGTCATGATGAAGTTTATTCGTCAGTCGTTTTTCCAAGCAATGCCACCCCGTCAGGTGGCGCAGCACACCTCGATTGCCGTTCGGGTTACTTCGTTTCGACGGGCGGCCATAGTCTACGGTCTTTGACGGCGACGTTGAAGCCGGGGGGAGACTCGAA
This genomic interval from Gemmatimonadota bacterium contains the following:
- a CDS encoding glutamine synthetase family protein translates to MQDLELLVCDTNGVPRGKTVDGAAFAPGDSAHMAAAVFFQCMTGDYAEESMAAHYPEDGDMLLVPDWATCRNVPWKSGACRQVICDTIGKTGEPVPFDPRNVLKRILGMYAEKGWSPVVAPEIEFYLLQPPKRQDKTLVPAPGVNERAEFGGEAYSSDALDKYAPFLDTVRTMSADLDMPVQAMSHELGPGQIELNIAHDEALLQADRLFLLKRLVKACALQHGYLASFLAKPVKGLPGSGLHLHMSLVAGNGTNLFALADGKAPPPLRHFIAGLQTYLPPAFALIAPNVNSFRRFVPGWSAPINLEWGYDNRTAGFRVPFSDDAAGRVENRVAGADANPYLFVAATLACGLLGLEEKLEPTAPAKGDTYGRPADLPGDLENALRVLAAHKKLRRLLTEDFVGGFVAVKRGELRNFGGWITPWEVGYLGSML
- a CDS encoding substrate-binding domain-containing protein, translated to REGLEAGLKDANGQATVSELIVKDFAYETCLPAARRFLSDPENRPDGVFAVSDIAAIAFAAALREVGLAAGKDVPIVGYNDIPSAACFSPAITTVRQDTLQAGTLLVEKLMQILEGLAPKSVMLPTNLVVRET
- a CDS encoding LacI family DNA-binding transcriptional regulator, with the translated sequence MDHIAELANVSKATVSRALRNSPLVNEATKSIVLEAARNSGYVVNKNARKLRDKRTNTIAIALDFPSYPGQRVADPFVFELLSDIVNSLAVREKDVILCSPNASDAFAYQQLLAAKSADGIIFLGQGDREDVLNELAGRRAPVVVWGGVVDDAPYCTVGSDDRHGGYLAGSRLADLGCTNVLYMGNHRHLES